From the genome of Arcobacter sp. F2176, one region includes:
- the rpe gene encoding ribulose-phosphate 3-epimerase: MLVAPSILSADFGKLNEEITAICDGGCDLIHVDVMDGHFVPNMTLGPVVVTPVAKIATKPLDVHLMVENNTFFVDLFAPLKPEYISFHIESEKHPHRLIQKIRDYGIKPAIVLNPHSTPESIEYLLEDLDMVLLMSVNPGFGGQKFITSVVEKSKKLKELINKRNPNCLIEVDGGVNDKNIHELKAAGVDVVVAGSFVFSQDDYSKAIKSLQV, encoded by the coding sequence ATGTTAGTTGCCCCCTCGATACTATCAGCTGATTTTGGTAAATTAAATGAAGAGATTACTGCAATCTGTGATGGTGGTTGTGATTTGATTCATGTGGATGTTATGGATGGTCATTTTGTACCAAATATGACTTTAGGACCAGTTGTTGTAACTCCTGTTGCAAAGATTGCTACAAAACCACTTGATGTACATTTGATGGTAGAAAACAATACATTTTTTGTGGATTTATTTGCTCCACTTAAACCTGAATATATCTCATTTCACATAGAAAGTGAAAAACACCCACATAGACTTATACAAAAAATAAGAGACTATGGAATAAAACCAGCAATCGTACTAAACCCACACTCGACTCCTGAATCAATAGAATACTTACTTGAAGATTTAGATATGGTTTTACTAATGTCAGTAAACCCAGGATTTGGTGGACAAAAGTTTATTACAAGTGTTGTTGAAAAAAGTAAAAAACTAAAAGAGCTTATAAATAAAAGAAATCCAAACTGTCTAATTGAAGTAGATGGTGGAGTAAATGATAAAAATATCCATGAATTAAAAGCTGCGGGAGTTGATGTTGTTGTAGCTGGTTCTTTTGTATTTTCACAGGATGATTACTCAAAAGCAATAAAATCTCTTCAGGTGTAA
- a CDS encoding phosphoribosylanthranilate isomerase — MKVKICGITNLEDALDAINAGADALGFVFYEPSPRYIRPIDAKKIVEQLPPFVQTVGLFVNESSKHINDICKVAHMQLAQIIDDEDTTEFDNLEVTYIKVERIESKEDLEDLEDNFKLVDAFVPGFGGEGKRIALDWFKGLDCSKIILAGGLKAENLKELEGLGFYGVDVSSGVEQSKGKKDNQKMIDFVKVAHEI, encoded by the coding sequence ATGAAAGTAAAAATTTGCGGTATAACAAATCTAGAAGATGCCCTTGATGCGATAAATGCAGGAGCTGATGCTTTAGGATTTGTATTTTATGAGCCAAGTCCTAGATATATAAGGCCAATTGATGCTAAAAAAATAGTTGAACAACTTCCTCCTTTTGTGCAAACAGTAGGGCTTTTTGTAAATGAGTCATCAAAACATATAAATGACATCTGTAAAGTTGCACATATGCAATTGGCACAAATAATAGATGATGAAGATACCACAGAGTTTGATAACCTTGAAGTAACATACATAAAAGTTGAAAGAATAGAATCAAAAGAAGACTTAGAAGACTTAGAAGATAATTTCAAATTAGTAGATGCCTTTGTTCCAGGCTTTGGAGGAGAGGGTAAAAGAATAGCCCTTGATTGGTTTAAGGGACTTGATTGTTCTAAAATAATACTTGCAGGTGGATTAAAAGCTGAAAATCTAAAAGAGCTAGAAGGTCTTGGCTTTTATGGAGTAGATGTTAGTAGTGGAGTAGAACAAAGCAAAGGGAAAAAAGATAATCAAAAAATGATTGACTTTGTAAAAGTAGCCCATGAAATCTAA
- a CDS encoding 3'-5' exonuclease translates to MKSKKQTLPSNSDIIVSRIKKGLNTLDELLTLIESMKNTFFADANLELELLLSNGFPLDIIDEKVLLKTKENQIKDQVFCIVDIETNGSNVNKGQVIEIGAVKLKNGEIIDSYESLVYAKDVPPYIQEVTNITPSMLKDAPVLKTVLEEFKIFLEDDVFVAHDIKFDYRFISESFKKYNLGELHNRKLCTIDLSKRTIEAQRYGLDFLKDLLHIDIDTQHRAYSDALSTTYILKESLSKLPEKILTAEDLIAFSKSDNIINNKNNNAKQNKQNRQNKIEKED, encoded by the coding sequence ATGAAATCTAAAAAACAAACTCTACCTTCAAACAGTGATATTATCGTATCAAGAATTAAAAAAGGACTAAATACTTTAGATGAGTTATTAACGCTAATTGAGTCTATGAAAAATACTTTTTTTGCTGATGCCAATTTAGAACTAGAACTTCTTTTATCAAATGGTTTCCCCTTAGATATTATTGATGAAAAAGTACTTTTAAAAACAAAAGAAAATCAAATAAAAGACCAAGTTTTTTGTATCGTAGACATTGAAACAAATGGAAGCAATGTAAACAAAGGGCAAGTCATAGAAATAGGTGCAGTAAAACTTAAAAATGGTGAGATAATAGATAGTTATGAATCCCTAGTTTATGCAAAAGATGTACCTCCTTATATCCAAGAAGTGACAAATATAACTCCTAGTATGTTAAAAGATGCGCCAGTATTAAAAACTGTACTTGAAGAGTTTAAGATATTTTTAGAAGATGATGTTTTTGTTGCCCATGATATCAAGTTTGATTATAGATTTATTTCAGAATCATTTAAAAAGTATAACTTAGGTGAACTACACAATAGAAAGCTTTGCACTATTGATTTGTCAAAGAGAACAATAGAAGCTCAAAGATATGGTTTAGACTTTTTAAAAGATTTATTGCATATAGATATAGACACACAACACAGAGCCTATAGTGATGCTTTAAGCACAACTTATATCTTAAAAGAATCACTTTCAAAATTACCAGAGAAAATTCTAACAGCTGAAGATTTGATAGCTTTTTCAAAATCTGATAATATAATCAATAATAAAAATAATAATGCAAAACAAAATAAACAAAACAGACAAAATAAAATAGAAAAGGAAGATTGA
- a CDS encoding HD domain-containing protein: MFSQEKYLKALNFAAKAHGEQKTPKGLPYITHLASVAMEMMHACEQGNVKLEDADFAIQVALLHDVLEDTNATISELIEEFGDEIASGVEALTKDPSIESKKQQMAENINRLLTQSYAVQCVKLADRITNLQKPPESWDNEKIYNYFQESKFILSCLKNANPFLSKRLEDKINIYRTYIK; the protein is encoded by the coding sequence ATGTTTTCACAAGAAAAATACCTAAAAGCTCTAAACTTTGCAGCAAAGGCACATGGAGAACAAAAAACTCCCAAAGGCTTACCTTATATTACCCATCTAGCATCAGTTGCTATGGAGATGATGCATGCCTGTGAACAAGGTAATGTAAAACTTGAAGATGCAGATTTTGCAATACAAGTTGCTCTATTACATGATGTATTAGAAGATACAAATGCAACTATTAGTGAACTAATAGAAGAGTTTGGAGATGAAATTGCAAGTGGCGTTGAAGCCTTAACAAAAGACCCATCAATTGAGTCTAAAAAACAACAAATGGCTGAAAATATAAATAGATTACTAACCCAAAGCTACGCAGTACAATGTGTAAAATTAGCAGATAGAATCACAAACTTACAAAAACCACCAGAATCTTGGGATAATGAGAAAATCTATAACTATTTTCAAGAATCAAAGTTTATTTTGAGCTGTTTGAAAAATGCGAATCCGTTTTTATCGAAGAGATTGGAAGATAAGATTAACATCTACAGAACCTACATAAAATAA
- a CDS encoding 2-oxoacid:acceptor oxidoreductase family protein: MSKILMRFTGVGGQGVLLAGAIFAAAKINAGGYGLKTATYTSQVRGGATVVDITLDDKEILYPYANDGEIDFMLSVAQVSYDQFKNGVKEGGVIVVEPNLVKPTQEDKKRWKIYEIPIITIAKEEVGNVITQSVLALAIANFMTGESIDNKILRETMLSKVPAKVHEINNKAFDLGLEYARQVSG, encoded by the coding sequence ATGAGTAAAATATTGATGAGATTTACAGGTGTTGGTGGTCAAGGAGTTTTACTAGCAGGAGCAATCTTCGCAGCTGCAAAAATCAATGCAGGTGGATACGGTCTAAAAACTGCCACATATACCTCACAAGTAAGAGGAGGAGCAACAGTTGTTGATATAACACTAGATGACAAAGAAATACTCTACCCATACGCAAATGATGGAGAGATAGACTTCATGCTATCAGTTGCCCAAGTTTCATACGACCAATTTAAAAATGGAGTAAAAGAAGGTGGAGTAATAGTAGTAGAGCCAAACCTAGTAAAACCTACCCAAGAAGATAAAAAAAGATGGAAAATCTACGAAATCCCAATCATCACAATAGCAAAAGAAGAAGTAGGAAATGTAATAACCCAATCAGTCCTAGCCCTAGCAATTGCTAACTTCATGACAGGAGAAAGTATAGACAACAAAATATTAAGAGAAACAATGCTCTCAAAAGTACCAGCAAAAGTACACGAGATAAATAACAAAGCCTTTGATTTGGGCTTGGAGTATGCTAGACAAGTGTCTGGCTGA
- a CDS encoding 2-oxoglutarate ferredoxin oxidoreductase subunit beta, whose product MAFNYDKYLRINKMPTLWCWGCGDGVILKALIRAIDELGWDMNDVCVVSGIGCSGRFSSYMNCNTVHTTHGRAIAYATGIKMANPDKHVICVTGDGDGLAIGGNHTIHGCRRNIDINHIVVNNFIYGLTNSQTSPTTPQGMWTVTMKRGNIDPTFDPCKLAIGAGASFVARESVTEPKKLERLLKNGLSHNGYSFFDIFSNCHINLGRKNKMNSAMANLDWIKEITVPKNKFEKLSDEEKVGKFPTGILKQDEDAKEYTDQYEKVKTAQKNKTAVEF is encoded by the coding sequence ATGGCTTTTAATTATGATAAATATTTACGAATAAATAAAATGCCAACTTTATGGTGTTGGGGTTGTGGTGATGGTGTTATTTTAAAAGCCTTAATTAGAGCTATTGATGAACTTGGTTGGGATATGAATGATGTATGTGTAGTATCAGGAATTGGTTGTTCTGGAAGATTTTCTTCTTATATGAACTGCAATACAGTTCACACTACTCATGGAAGAGCAATAGCTTATGCCACAGGTATCAAAATGGCAAATCCAGACAAACATGTGATTTGTGTAACAGGTGATGGAGATGGTCTTGCAATTGGTGGTAATCACACAATTCACGGATGTAGAAGAAATATAGATATAAATCACATAGTTGTAAATAACTTCATCTATGGTCTTACAAACTCACAAACAAGTCCAACAACTCCCCAAGGAATGTGGACAGTTACTATGAAAAGAGGAAATATCGACCCTACTTTTGATCCTTGTAAACTTGCAATTGGAGCTGGAGCTTCTTTTGTAGCAAGGGAGAGTGTAACAGAGCCTAAAAAACTAGAAAGACTACTAAAAAATGGTCTAAGTCATAATGGATATAGCTTTTTTGATATCTTTTCAAACTGCCACATAAACTTAGGAAGAAAAAATAAAATGAACTCAGCTATGGCAAATCTTGATTGGATAAAAGAGATAACAGTTCCAAAAAATAAATTTGAAAAACTAAGTGATGAAGAAAAAGTTGGAAAATTTCCAACAGGTATTTTAAAACAAGATGAAGATGCCAAAGAGTACACAGACCAATATGAAAAAGTAAAAACAGCTCAAAAAAACAAAACTGCTGTTGAATTTTAA